In Naumovozyma dairenensis CBS 421 chromosome 2, complete genome, the following are encoded in one genomic region:
- the NDAI0B05590 gene encoding putative cystathionine beta-lyase (similar to Saccharomyces cerevisiae YHR112C; ancestral locus Anc_5.423): MAHLSTALIHSDDKDNRVSDVAPPINVTTTFRYDNDDLVPWTERENLDFMEKTPIYSRLAHPNSTRLESIFSEILDGHAVIYSSGLAAFFAAMIHYNPKRIFIGQSYHGVRAIANILTRNFQTKQHTLDEIEQFAQPGDIVHLETPVNPFGTSLDLEDFAKKAHEKGALLLVDSTFAPPPLQNVWDFNVDIIMHSATKYFGGHSDLLSGVLVVKEEAVARQLRDDRIYLGTNVANLESFMLLRSLRTFEMRMLKQSENATKIVSFLDSNRDKYDKVLKSITHSSLQKESFVKKQLKGGYGPVFSISLMNKEQCKKFPPMLKYFHHATSLGGIESLVEWRAMTDPYIEQTLIRVSIGCENADDLIQDLANALETLQKESSN; encoded by the coding sequence ATGGCTCATCTTTCAACTGCTCTAATTCACAGCGACGACAAGGATAACAGAGTGTCTGATGTTGCACCACCAATCAATGTCACAACAACTTTCCGTTACGATAATGATGACCTGGTCCCATGGACAGAAAGAGAAAACTTAGACTTCATGGAAAAGACACCTATCTATTCCCGTCTAGCTCATCCAAACAGTACCCGTCTTGAATCTATCTTCTCTGAAATACTCGACGGTCATGCAGTCATTTATTCTTCAGGTTTAGCTGCTTTCTTTGCAGCAATGATCCATTATAACCCAAAGAGAATATTCATTGGCCAAAGTTACCATGGTGTAAGAGCCATTGCAAATATCTTAACGAGAAATTTCCAAACAAAGCAACATACGTTGgatgaaattgaacaattcGCTCAACCTGGTGATATCGTTCATCTGGAAACTCCTGTGAATCCATTTGGTACATCGTTGGATCTAGAGGATTTTGCAAAGAAAGCTCATGAAAAGGGTGCTTTGTTATTGGTGGATTCCACTTTTGCTCCTCCTCCTTTGCAAAACGTTTGGGATTTTAATGTGGATATCATAATGCATTCTGCAACTAAATACTTTGGTGGTCATTCTGATTTGTTAAGTGGGGTGTTAGTCGTTAAGGAAGAGGCTGTGGCAAGACAATTGAGAGATGATAGAATTTATTTAGGTACTAATGTGGCTAATTTGGAAAGTTTTATGCTTTTAAGATCATTAAGAACTTTTGAAATGAGAATGTTGAAACAATCTGAAAATGCTACAAAGATTGTCTCATTTTTGGATTCCAATCGTGACAAATATGATAAAGTTTTGAAGAGTATTACTCATAGTTCTTTACAAAAGGAATCATTTGTTAAGAAGCAGTTGAAAGGGGGGTATGGGCCTGTATTTTCAATTAGTTTAATGAACAAGGAACAATGTAAGAAATTTCCTCCAATGTTGAAGTATTTCCATCATGCAACTTCATTAGGTGGTATAGAATCGTTAGTAGAATGGAGAGCAATGACTGATCCATACATTGAGCAAACTTTAATTAGAGTTTCAATTGGCTGTGAAAATGCCGATGATTTGATCCAGGATTTAGCAAATGCTTTAGAAACTTTGCAAAAGGAAAGCAGTAATTAG
- the ESC2 gene encoding Esc2p (similar to Saccharomyces cerevisiae ESC2 (YDR363W); ancestral locus Anc_5.425) encodes MSDDSSSDDFFMADDTDDELDVSQRARTVLLGSPNEIPDLKSDSHSDIKKDTPAAISNDKEDTKNNKSKNADQYSPVRTSSRIARKLRSPLKEAVVSADPISLDDDNNKRARSPSRPNPYSNSPERRSLSSSRSRSRSSSLSSTRSFSPIRKTPKLSSTLQMEPDENDEFFKEIAKEAKKIPSLTKESTPDKLPKRIYNIRFISKLDGTMNKCVQVKVLGKFQFQKILPAALTGLIKAYSIPSVLQKYYSVDNVSLYWNHAKLLDFMTCNSLNIPQAFENEVTNVDIELISKDDEIENEKAITEKLLKDEREVSLKLEAAKKEKEIQEKLAKELAKEEKENEVFEEFEHELENVSELKTNGYDADASTVNEANELALEEGNADVMKIALVGQDNKKIHVNVRGTTPFSKVAEYYRIQKQLPQNAKIKLVFDHEELSLYETIEDQDMEDDDMIEVVIS; translated from the coding sequence ATGTCTGACGATTCTAGTTCAGATGATTTTTTCATGGCAGATGAtacagatgatgaattagatgTATCTCAGAGAGCAAGAACAGTTCTTCTGGGCTCGCCCAATGAGATTCCAGATTTGAAGAGTGATTCTCATTCtgatattaagaaagaTACTCCAGCTGCAATCTCAAACGATAAAGAAGACactaagaataataaatcgAAAAATGCAGATCAGTATTCGCCGGTACGAACATCAAGCAGGATAGCAAGAAAGCTGCGATCACCGCTGAAAGAAGCCGTAGTTTCAGCAGACCCGATCTCgcttgatgatgataacaataaaagaGCAAGATCACCATCTCGACCTAACCCATACTCAAATTCACCAGAACGCCGTTCACTGTCAAGTTCACGTTCACGTTCGCGGTCTAGTTCACTTTCAAGTACTCGTTCATTTTCACCCATAAGGAAAACTCCAAAACTATCAAGCACACTCCAAATGGAACCTGATGAAAATGacgaatttttcaaagaaattgcCAAGGAAGCCAAGAAAATTCCAAGTCTCACTAAGGAATCTACACCAGATAAATTACCTAAAAGGATTTATAACATTAGAtttatttctaaattaGATGGGACGATGAATAAATGTGTACAAGTGAAAGTTTTAGGtaaattccaattccaaaaaattTTACCCGCTGCATTGACTGGGTTGATTAAAGCCTACTCGATACCTAGTGTTTTGCAGAAATATTACAGTGTTGATAACGTTTCATTATATTGGAATCATGCCAAGTTATTGGATTTTATGACttgtaattctttgaatataCCACAagcttttgaaaatgaagtcACTAATGTCGATATTGAACTGATAtctaaagatgatgaaatagAAAACGAGAAAGCAATTACagagaaattattaaaagatgaaagaGAAGTATCTTTGAAACTAGAAGCTGctaagaaagaaaaagaaatacagGAAAAGTTGGCTAAAGAATTAgccaaagaagaaaaggaaaacgaagtttttgaagaatttgaacACGAACTGGAGAACGTTTctgaattgaaaacaaatGGTTATGACGCTGATGCCTCTACCGTTAATGAAGCTAATGAGCTGGCTCTAGAGGAAGGAAACGCCGATGTTATGAAGATTGCCTTAGTAGGTCAAGATAACAAGAAAATTCATGTCAATGTTCGTGGAACCACTCCATTTTCTAAAGTTGCTGAATACTATAGAATACAAAAACAGTTACCTCAAAATGCGAAGATTAAACTTGTTTTTGATCACGAAGAATTAAGTCTATATGAAACGATAGAAGACCAAGATATGgaggatgatgatatgataGAAGTTGTGATTAGTTGA
- the SEM1 gene encoding proteasome regulatory particle lid subunit SEM1 (similar to Saccharomyces cerevisiae SEM1 (YDR363W-A); ancestral locus Anc_5.427): protein MSTNSTTEKDPATNKATELDTKPNTNTTTTKKTLEEDDEFEDFPIDTWSEKDTLKNVDNIQTHLWVENWDDVEVDDDFTNALKNELERYKQEETQ from the coding sequence ATGAGCACCAATTCAACGACAGAGAAAGACCCGGCCACCAACAAGGCTACTGAACTAGACACCAAACCTAACACAAacacaacaacaacgaaGAAGACGCTTGAAGAAGACGATGAGTTTGAAGATTTTCCAATAGATACATGGTCCGAAAAGGATACGTTAAAGAACGTAGATAATATACAAACGCATCTGTGGGTGGAGAATTGGGATGATGTGgaagttgatgatgatttcaCTAATGCATTAAAGAACGAATTGGAAAGATATAAACAGGAAGAAACACAGTAA
- the RPT5 gene encoding proteasome regulatory particle base subunit RPT5 (similar to Saccharomyces cerevisiae RPT5 (YOR117W); ancestral locus Anc_5.428), with the protein MFSYKGRIVRARRTIPSSLRGGKNLSIYLTLYLLDRKQYLLVCRKKYRMATLEELDAQILPGDDELDSEILSLSTQELQTRTKLLDNEIRIFRSELQRLSHENNVMLEKIKDNKEKIKNNRQLPYLVANVVEVMDMDEIEDKENNESTTQGGNVNLDNATQGKAAVVKTSSRQTVFLPMVGLVDPTKLKPNDLVGVNKDSYLVLEKLPSEFDSRVKAMEVDEKPTETYSDVGGLDKQIEELVEAIVLPMKRADKFKELGIRAPKGALMYGPPGTGKTLLARACAAQTNATFLKLAAPQLVQMFIGEGAKLVRDAFALAKEKAPTIIFIDELDAIGTKRFDSEKSGDREVQRTMLELLNQLDGFSSDDRVKVLAATNRVDVLDPALLRSGRLDRKIEFPLPTEDSRAQILQIHSRKMTTDNDINWQELARSTDEFNGAQLKAVTVEAGMIALRNGQSSVKHEDFVEGIGEVQARKSKSVSFYA; encoded by the coding sequence ATGTTCAGTTACAAGGGAAGAATAGTAAGAGCCAGAAGGACAATACCTAGTAGCTTAAGAGGGGGAAAGAACTTATCCATATACCTTACATTATATCTATTGGACAGAAAGCAATATTTACTAGTTTGCAGAAAAAAGTATAGAATGGCCACtttagaagaattagaCGCTCAGATTTTACCgggtgatgatgaattagattCCGAAATCTTAAGTTTATCCACTCAAGAGTTGCAAACCAGGACTAAACTACtagataatgaaattcGTATCTTCAGATCAGAATTACAAAGACTTTCACATGAAAATAATGTCATgttggaaaaaattaaagataataaagaaaagattaaaaataataggCAATTACCTTATCTAGTGGCAAACGTTGTTGAAGTCATGGATATGGAcgaaattgaagataaagaaaataatgagtCCACTACACAAGGTGGAAATGTCAATTTAGATAATGCAACCCAAGGGAAAGCAGCTGTCGTGAAGACTTCTTCCAGACAAACTGTATTTTTACCTATGGTAGGGTTAGTAGATCCCACTAAATTGAAACCTAATGATTTAGTTGGTGTTAATAAAGATTCATATCTagttttggaaaaattaccatctgaatttgattcaagAGTGAAAGCTATGGAAGTTGACGAAAAACCAACTGAAACTTACTCTGATGTGGGTGGGTTAgataaacaaattgaagaattagtaGAAGCGATCGTATTACCAATGAAGCGTGCGgataaattcaaagaattagGGATTAGAGCTCCTAAGGGTGCTCTAATGTATGGTCCTCCTGGTACTGGTAAAACCTTATTAGCAAGAGCATGTGCAGCTCAAACCAATGCCACTTTCTTGAAGTTAGCTGCACCCCAGTTAGTGCAAATGTTTATTGGTGAAGGTGCTAAACTAGTACGTGATGCATTTGCCCTAGCTAAAGAAAAGGCACCAactattatattcattgatgaattagatgCCATCGGTACAAAGCGTTTCGATTCAGAAAAGTCTGGTGATAGAGAAGTTCAAAGAACTATGTTAGAGTTATTAAATCAGTTAGACGGGTTTAGTTCGGATGATAGAGTGAAAGTTCTAGCCGCAACTAATAGAGTTGATGTCTTGGATCCTGCATTGTTAAGATCTGGTAGATTGGATAGAAAGATTGAATTCCCACTGCCTACAGAAGATTCCAGAGCTcaaattttacaaattcATTCAAGGAAAATGACGACggataatgatattaattgGCAAGAATTGGCAAGGTCTACTGATGAGTTCAATGGTGCACAATTGAAAGCAGTTACAGTGGAAGCTGGTATGATAGCATTAAGGAATGGACAATCTTCTGTGAAACACGAAGATTTTGTTGAAGGTATTGGGGAAGTCCAAGCAAGAAAATCGAAATCGGTATCATTTTATGCGTAA
- the CDC40 gene encoding Cdc40p (similar to Saccharomyces cerevisiae CDC40 (YDR364C); ancestral locus Anc_5.429): protein MSTSAEGSDDIAKIRINGANQGTLPKTRIGKLTKAELKRRREQRRAKGPWGSWSSSSESDHETELKKQKPSPEDNFVDDNEISDTDGDTEETSTFYGKTEKDYQGRGFLHPPTDIDTDLHKPVLSYKCYLPKRTKYTLSGHINGTTSLKLLPKTGHLILSGGNDNVVKIWDFYHDRKVLRDYKGHSKAIKSLCFNDDGTKFISSSFDRTVKIWDTESGSIQKKLRFGCIPNAIKFRPLNSNEFIVGLSNSKIYHYDDRISAKDGRVQVYDHHMSSILALEYFPDGSKFISSSEDKTVRLWENQINIPIKQISDTAQHSMPYISIHPEEKYFCTQSMDNTIYTYGMKPKYKTHPKKVFKGQTSAGYGIGITFSSDGRYICSGDAKSKVHIWDWTTIKLLSTISIPGGKPITQVEWNPQETSKVVCSGASGKIYVVD from the coding sequence atgtCTACTTCCGCTGAAGGTTCAGACGACATTGCTAAGATTAGAATAAATGGTGCAAACCAGGGTACCCTTCCGAAGACAAGAATTGGGAAGTTAACTAAAGcagaattgaaaagaagacGGGAGCAAAGACGAGCCAAGGGTCCCTGGGGATCATGGTCTTCAAGTTCAGAGAGTGATCATGAGACTGAATTAAAAAAACAGAAACCGTCGCCAGAAGATAACTTTGTTGATGACAATGAGATATCGGATACTGACGGCGATACCGAAGAAACTTCGACGTTTTATGGTAAAACCGAAAAGGATTACCAAGGTCGTGGATTTCTTCATCCACCAACGGATATTGATACAGATTTGCATAAACCAGTTTTATCTTACAAATGTTATCTACCCAAGAGGACAAAATATACACTTTCTGGTCATATTAATGGTACAACAAGTTTGAAACTTCTACCGAAGACAGGCCATCTTATATTGTCTGGGGGTAACGATAACGTAGTTAAGATATGGGACTTCTATCATGATCGTAAGGTTCTTAGAGATTATAAGGGTCATTCGAAGGCAATCAAATCTCTATGTTTCAATGATGATGGCACCAAATTCATTAGTTCATCATTTGATCGAACTGTCAAAATATGGGATACAGAAAGTGGAAGtattcaaaagaaattaagaTTCGGTTGTATTCCAAATGCCATTAAATTCCGGCCCTTGAAttctaatgaatttattgttGGTTTATCGAATTCAAAGATATATCATTATGATGATCGTATATCTGCGAAAGATGGTAGAGTACAAGTTTACGATCATCACATGAGTAGTATATTAGCATTAGAATATTTCCCTGATGGTTCTAAGTTCATTTCATCTTCTGAAGATAAGACAGTGAGGCTATGggaaaatcaaattaatattccaattaaacaaattaGTGATACAGCTCAACATTCAATGCCATATATTTCTATTCATCCTgaggaaaaatatttctgtACTCAAAGCATGGATAATACTATTTATACGTACGGTATGAAACCTAAGTACAAAACACATCCTAAAAAGGTGTTCAAAGGACAAACGTCAGCTGGTTACGGTATAGGAATAACATTCTCATCGGATGGACGATATATATGTTCTGGGGATGCAAAAAGCAAAGTACATATTTGGGATTGGACTACCATTAAGCTACTGAGCACTATATCTATCCCTGGTGGTAAACCTATAACCCAGGTTGAATGGAATCCTCAAGAAACTAGTAAGGTTGTATGTAGCGGTGCCAGCGGTAAAATATATGTAGTGGATTAA
- the ESF1 gene encoding pre-rRNA-processing protein ESF1 (similar to Saccharomyces cerevisiae ESF1 (YDR365C); ancestral locus Anc_5.430), with the protein MAPSNSENKESTDPRFAKIYNDPKFRKTKNKDLKIKLDDRFSKKDLEIRRKSKVDKYGRKLADSKGNEKEMNDFDKYFEKDDEKKESEEIATEKSVSVEEKEDEEEERKETELEDDTNIDRARGDVPADYVSSSDEYTSSESEASDEEELDSDVESGEEVTTQEPESGEPSKTLAVVNLDWDHVKSSDLMITFSSFLPEGGRIENIAIYPSEFGKERMQREDVEGPPKELFQKRKKKTSKSKKISDEANDSDVSDVDIKDLYEEGDADKDVDTKALRQYQLERLRYYYAVVYCNNIETATAIYQNCDGTEYESTANMFDLRYVPDGMDFTDEPRDQCDSLPKNYKPHQFSTDALQHSNVKLTWDETPVERQEVAKRAFTQKEIDDMDFKAYLASDSDGSEDELNEDAKNKLKALVGGGGFGSREIFGGKGAKAGEDEDEVDMEITFNPALDENSPKEDGEHEETTIEKVARKEKERRKARKQKLKELKTKAQQEKKDKLKLSKNKKNHTKEDDAEAKKNQKSRAELELLMMDDDEETGSTINNKAHFNMNEILRSEKEKGKRGKYQNKDKIVEDEFKPDLNDPRFKEVFEDHDFAIDPSRPEFKETKAMKEILKERSKRIHKKGSNKKRRLSITENAGAESSDITNIVNKLKTKSTSKSKKSKKSEYLK; encoded by the coding sequence ATGGCACCAAGTAAttcagaaaataaagaatcGACGGATCCAAGATTTGCTAAAATCTATAATGACCCAAAATTTAGAAAGACCAAAAACAAAGATTTAAAGATTAAGTTGGATGATAGATTTAGTAAAAAAGATTTGGAAATCAGACGTAAGTCTAAAGTTGACAAATATGGTAGAAAATTAGCTGATTCTAAGGgtaatgaaaaagaaatgaatgATTTCGATAagtattttgaaaaagatgatgaaaagaaGGAATCAGAGGAGATTGCAACCGAAAAATCTGTCTctgttgaagaaaaagaggatgaagaagaagaacgaAAGGAAACAGAACTTGAGGACGATACCAATATTGATCGTGCTCGTGGTGATGTTCCAGCAGATTACGTTAGTTCGTCAGATGAATATACATCCTCCGAATCAGAAGCTTCTGATGAAGAGGAATTAGATAGCGATGTCGAATCTGGCGAAGAAGTCACAACTCAGGAACCTGAATCTGGTGAACCATCAAAAACATTGGCCGTGGTGAATCTAGATTGGGATCATGTTAAATCGTCCGATTTAATGATTACCTTTTCCAGTTTCTTACCTGAAGGTGgtagaattgaaaatatagCTATTTATCCTAGTGAATTTGGTAAAGAAAGAATGCAACGTGAAGATGTAGAAGGTCCACCAAAAGAATTATTCcaaaagaggaaaaagaaaactagTAAATCCAAAAAGATCTCGGATGAAGCTAATGATAGTGATGTTTCAGATGTCGACATTAAGGATTTATATGAAGAAGGTGATGCAGACAAGGATGTTGATACCAAGGCGTTACGTCAGTACCAACTGGAAAGATTGAGATACTACTATGCAGTTGTGtattgtaataatattgaaacaGCTACTGCTATTTACCAAAATTGTGACGGTACAGAATATGAATCTACAGCAAATATGTTTGATTTAAGATACGTTCCAGACGGAATGGATTTTACAGATGAACCAAGAGATCAATGTGATTCCCttccaaaaaattataaaccACATCAATTCAGTACCGATGCACTACAACATTCCAATGTTAAATTGACATGGGATGAAACTCCTGTGGAAAGACAGGAAGTTGCTAAGAGAGCTTTCACCcaaaaggaaattgatgatatgGATTTTAAAGCATATTTAGCTTCAGACAGTGACGGTTCAGAAGATGAACTCAACGAAGACGcaaaaaacaaattgaaaGCTCTTGTGGGAGGAGGAGGATTTGGATCTAGGGAGATATTTGGTGGTAAAGGAGCTAAGGCTggagaagatgaagatgaggTCGATATGGAAATTACATTCAACCCTGCTTTAGATGAAAATAGTCCTAAGGAAGACGGTGAGCATGAAGAAActacaattgaaaaagttgCTCGTAAAGAGAAGGAACGTCGTAAGgcaagaaaacaaaaactaAAAGAGTTGAAAACTAAAGCTcaacaagagaaaaaagaTAAACTAAAATTATCtaagaataagaagaaCCACACCAAGGAAGATGATGCTGAAGCTAAAAAGAACCAAAAATCTAGAGCTGAACTGGAGTTACTAATGATGGACGACGACGAGGAGACAGGGAGTACGATAAATAACAAAGCACATTTCAACATGAATGAAATCTTGAGATCTGAAAAGGAGAAGGGTAAGAGGGGtaaatatcaaaataaagataaaattgttgaagatgaatttaaacCAGATCTAAATGATCCAAGATTCAAGGAAGTTTTTGAAGATCACGATTTTGCCATTGATCCTTCCAGACCTGAATTTAAGGAAACGAAAGCTATGAaggaaattttgaaagagcGTAGTAAACGTATACATAAGAAAGGATCTAATAAAAAGAGAAGACTGTCAATAACAGAAAATGCTGGAGCCGAATCAAGTGATATAACTAATATAGTCAATAAGTTGAAGACAAAAAGTACCAGTAAAAGCAAAAAGAGCAAGAAAAgtgaatatttaaaataa
- the RIO1 gene encoding protein kinase RIO1 (similar to Saccharomyces cerevisiae RIO1 (YOR119C); ancestral locus Anc_5.432) — protein sequence MSFTKGKTNKDKANRATVENVLDPRTMKFLKALTSRGVISDFNGCLSTGKEANVYHAFAGDSKLHSDDTDEPHDDNNIDEEALKEKLETQINPEETRLQKDKKEYAVKIFKTSILVFKDRERYVDGEFRFRNSRSQHNPRKMIKIWAEKEFRNLRRIYQSNVIPVPKPIEVKNNVLIMEFLNRGDGFASPRLRDYPYKDREEVIHYYHIAIAYMRLMYQVCRLVHADLSEYNILIHNNLMYIIDVSQSVEPEHPMSLDFLRMDIKNINMYFDRMGIDIFPERVIFQFIISETLDKFTGNYNDYNDLRDYVAKTLPIKKTAQDEAEDEIFRSLYLVRNLEGLEERDFDRYTDGKFDLLKSLIAHDNEKNFSAAEQFEIQDDDEEIVLSDNNDEEDTSADSDESDSDDEGYESEEKVLKGKKHEDKDEKKQRKQDAKDAKREKRKTKVKKHIKKKLVKKTKSKK from the coding sequence ATGTCCTTCACAAAGGGCAAAACTAACAAGGATAAAGCCAATAGAGCCACTGTGGAGAATGTTTTGGATCCAAGAAcgatgaaatttttaaaggCTCTGACTAGTAGAGGTGTTATTTCTGACTTTAATGGTTGTTTAAGTACTGGGAAGGAAGCTAACGTTTATCATGCCTTTGCAGGTGATTCAAAATTACATTCCGATGATACCGACGAGCCacatgatgataataatattgatgaagaagcaTTAAAGGAGAAACTAGAGACTCAAATAAACCCAGAAGAGACTAGACTGCAAAAGGATAAAAAGGAATATGCCgttaaaatttttaaaacatCTATATTGGTGTTTAAAGATCGTGAAAGATACGTTGATGGTGAATTTCGTTTCCGGAATTCAAGATCTCAACATAATCCAAGAAAGATGATTAAAATTTGGGCTGAAAAGGAATTCCGTAAtttaagaagaatatatcaaaGTAATGTCATTCCTGTTCCCAAACCAATCGAAGTTAAAAATAACGTTCTTATAATGGAATTCTTAAACCGTGGTGATGGATTTGCATCTCCTCGACTAAGAGATTATCCATATAAAGATAGAGAGGAagtaattcattattatcatataGCGATAGCGTACATGAGATTAATGTATCAAGTTTGTCGTTTAGTCCATGCGGATCTTTcagaatataatattttgatccataataatttgatgtATATCATTGATGTTTCTCAAAGTGTGGAACCAGAACATCCAATGAGTTTAGATTTCTTAAGAATggatattaaaaatattaatatgtATTTTGACAGGATGggtattgatattttcccCGAGAGAGTCATCTTTCAGTTCATCATATCTGAAACATTAGATAAATTCACCGGCAATTACAATGATTACAATGATCTACGTGATTATGTAGCCAAAACCTTACCGATCAAGAAAACAGCTCAAGATGAAGCGGAGGATGAGATTTTTAGATCATTATACCTGGTAAGAAATTTGGAAGGATTGGAGGAAAGAGATTTTGATAGGTATACAGATGgtaaatttgatttattaaaaagtTTAATTGCtcatgataatgaaaagaacTTTTCTGCTGCTGAACAATTTGAGAtacaagatgatgatgaagaaatagtGCTATCGGATAACAACGATGAAGAAGACACAAGTGCTGATTCTGATGAAAGTGAtagtgatgatgaaggCTATGAATCGGAAGAGAAGGTACTTAAAGGTAAGAAACACgaagataaagatgaaaagaaacaaagaaagCAAGATGCGAAAGATGCCAAAAGAGAGAAGAGAAAAACCAAAGTGAAGAAACATATTAAGAAAAAGTTGGTGAAGAAGACTAAATCGAAgaaatag
- the KEI1 gene encoding Kei1p (similar to Saccharomyces cerevisiae YDR367W; ancestral locus Anc_5.433), protein MQWVAYLWSIFCLIIFAQGLYQIHKPTLLTFSQITVFFTLDTLFTCFFTLWFTAQWFQGSEGESAVQTSTGVQKRDTSLASQGATAGYEYFVTMLITFITLTFRFYFNCILASFVQELLSNPKFMIDQDDVEQDLKNKSMVKRWWIKNEKFCYRLCKSVLS, encoded by the coding sequence ATGCAATGGGTAGCATACCTATGGTCGATTTTTTGTCTAATCATATTTGCCCAAGGTCTCTATCAAATCCATAAACCAACATTATTAACCTTTTCACAAATCACAGTGTTTTTCACTTTGGACACTCTTTTCACTTGTTTCTTTACGTTGTGGTTCACAGCTCAATGGTTCCAAGGATCTGAAGGGGAATCTGCCGTTCAAACTAGTACCGGGGTGCAAAAACGTGATACAAGTTTGGCTAGTCAAGGCGCTACAGCAGGTTATGAATATTTCGTTACTATGTTGATTACGTTTATTACTTTGACGTTTAGGTTCTATTTCAATTGTATATTAGCATCGTTTGTGCAAGAATTGTTGAGTAATCCTAAGTTTATGATTGATCAAGATGATGTGGAACAAGACTTGAAGAATAAGTCGATGGTGAAAAGATGGTGGattaagaatgaaaaattttgcTATAGATTATGTAAGAGTGTATTGAGTTGA